The genomic DNA CCCACTTGTGTGGCCACATTGACTCAATATGATCTGGCATATATAGAATATAGGTAAGATACTGACAAAATCTAAAATCAATATCAATTCTTAATTAGTATGACAATATTGTGTCACAAATTTACATAATTTACAGTAGCTGTCTCGCTCACCTCACCTTTGGCACAAAGAGCAGTAACATGAATTCTCATGCTGCATACCAATAACCAATTCAAAGTCAATGTGTGCCAACAAAGAAACTAATTGGAATGCTTGAAGCATTATCTTTGACGAAAGAGGGCCACACTTTTTGGCCAACAAGACAAAGCACTAGGTCACTCTTCCTATACACACCTTAACCAATTACTCACATAATGGTTAGCAATGTAGAATCTTATCCTTGCACAATTGTAGCTAGCTCGATCATCACAAGACAGAATGGTAGGTGCCAATACAATATGTTCCTCTTTTTGACCATGTTTGCTAGTGCTTTTGCCTCCATCATCCTTTGAAAACCCAACCGATAGCTCATACTTTTGTTAGACCAACTCAACAGTGACAAAAATCTATGATCCTGTTGGTAAAACTCACGAAAGATGCGTAAAACTAACATCACATGGATCATGTCAAAGAAATAAGAAGAACAAATCGCTCTCTATTTCTAGGGAAAGTATTAGAGATGCAACAGTATCTATTCAGAAAAAGAAACCTATTATTGATCTGAATATTGTTTTAGGATAAATATAGATCAGTCACATCCTTAATATGTCCAAAGGGGCCATAAAAGGAACTCTCCCTCTCTGTTAGCTGACAGCCATGGCTAACCTCTTATTAGCACTATCAATCCTCCTCCTCACTTTCCTCAACAGAGGTATGCATAGTTCTTCCCAATTAGAGTTCCAATCTTCAATTTCTTCAATGATTTTGGTCCTTGTGCTATGGCGTGTGTGTGTGCAGGATCAGTGTTCTACACGGCCGCCGTTGAGTACAAGCCGGCGCCGGGGATAGCGGAGCAGCGACATCTGCACACCGACGACCGCCGGATGCTCGATCCTTTCCAGCTCTGCCTCGACTGCCGGTGTTGCGCTGCCAACGATTCGAGCATCTGCTCGATGATGCCATGCTGCTTCGGCATCGACTGCAACCTTCCGGAGAAGCCGTTCGGGGTCTGCGCCTTCGTTCCCAAGACCTGCAACTGCACCTCCTGCCAGTGACTCTGTTCTTCTTCACGAAAAGCTAAAGAAAGTATATTTTAGCTTCTTAAttgatatatatttaaatatacgAACGATCATGGTATAGGGA from Zingiber officinale cultivar Zhangliang chromosome 4A, Zo_v1.1, whole genome shotgun sequence includes the following:
- the LOC121973134 gene encoding uncharacterized protein LOC121973134, with the translated sequence MANLLLALSILLLTFLNRGSVFYTAAVEYKPAPGIAEQRHLHTDDRRMLDPFQLCLDCRCCAANDSSICSMMPCCFGIDCNLPEKPFGVCAFVPKTCNCTSCQ